From the Chloroflexus aurantiacus J-10-fl genome, one window contains:
- a CDS encoding CBS domain-containing protein — protein sequence MKAREIMTKNVVCVTDDAAVEDAARLMTRNRISGLPVVNPQGMLVGLVTEHDLIAKEGRTVKEIMTRSVISVSPDTEVEQIQHLLTNQRIRRVPVVENGKVVGIVSRSDLVRQIAMRWVCGVCGEIVRALEAPKHCPRCGADTHAFTHEVVPPGM from the coding sequence ATGAAGGCGCGTGAGATCATGACCAAAAATGTGGTGTGCGTCACTGATGATGCTGCCGTAGAGGATGCCGCCCGCTTGATGACACGCAATCGGATCAGTGGTCTACCGGTTGTTAACCCCCAGGGTATGCTGGTAGGCCTCGTCACCGAGCACGACCTGATCGCCAAAGAGGGGCGTACTGTTAAAGAAATTATGACCCGAAGTGTAATCAGTGTCAGCCCCGACACCGAAGTTGAGCAGATTCAGCATCTGCTTACCAACCAGCGTATTCGGCGGGTACCGGTCGTTGAAAACGGCAAAGTTGTAGGCATTGTCAGCCGTTCCGATCTCGTGCGCCAGATTGCAATGCGTTGGGTCTGCGGCGTATGTGGCGAGATTGTCCGTGCGCTTGAAGCACCCAAACACTGCCCGCGTTGTGGAGCCGATACGCATGCCTTTACCCACGAGGTGGTTCCGCCAGGGATGTAA
- the pdhA gene encoding pyruvate dehydrogenase (acetyl-transferring) E1 component subunit alpha — protein MAEVAETAQPLLERATADELKHYYYQMLLLRRFEERAGEMYVKAKIGGYCHLNLGEEATIVGLMAALTPDDYIFTNYREHGYIIARGVPPGPVMAELFGKETGVSGGRGGSMHLFDRKTNFMGGYAIVGGQVPLAVGAAYALRYQNKPGVVVAQMGDGTTNIGAFYESLNLAKLWKCPVLFFIVNNGYGMGTSVEAGSSEPDLWKKGASFRIHGERVDGTDVLAVRDVVRRLRARAEAEGEPAIIDAVSFRFRGHSVIDSDRYRDPEAVRRGRELYDPIRKFATLLLDHGVVDDAWLKGIAEQVEREVQEAIDFANNSPDPKFEDLYKYMYATPVPNTPTAEDAIRAVKINRGEFDV, from the coding sequence ATGGCCGAAGTAGCCGAGACGGCTCAGCCCCTACTTGAACGCGCCACCGCCGACGAACTTAAGCATTATTACTATCAAATGCTATTGTTGCGTCGGTTTGAAGAGCGCGCCGGCGAGATGTATGTAAAAGCTAAAATTGGCGGATACTGCCACCTCAATCTCGGTGAAGAGGCAACCATCGTTGGTCTGATGGCTGCCCTGACTCCAGACGACTACATCTTCACTAATTATCGCGAGCACGGTTACATTATTGCGCGCGGTGTTCCCCCTGGCCCGGTGATGGCCGAATTGTTCGGTAAGGAAACGGGTGTCTCTGGTGGTCGTGGCGGTTCGATGCATCTGTTCGACCGCAAGACCAATTTTATGGGTGGCTATGCCATCGTTGGTGGTCAGGTACCGCTGGCAGTCGGTGCAGCCTATGCACTGCGTTACCAGAACAAGCCCGGTGTGGTTGTTGCCCAGATGGGTGACGGTACGACGAACATCGGGGCATTTTACGAGTCGCTGAACCTGGCGAAACTCTGGAAGTGTCCGGTGCTCTTCTTCATCGTTAATAACGGCTACGGTATGGGCACCTCGGTCGAGGCCGGTTCATCAGAGCCGGATTTGTGGAAGAAAGGTGCTTCCTTCCGCATCCACGGCGAGCGCGTTGATGGTACCGATGTCCTGGCTGTGCGCGATGTCGTTCGCCGCTTGCGGGCACGCGCCGAAGCCGAAGGCGAGCCGGCGATTATCGATGCCGTGAGCTTCCGCTTCCGTGGCCATTCGGTGATCGACTCGGATCGCTACCGTGACCCGGAGGCTGTGCGGCGGGGACGCGAGTTGTACGACCCGATTCGGAAGTTTGCTACCCTCCTGCTTGACCATGGGGTCGTTGACGATGCCTGGTTGAAGGGCATCGCCGAACAAGTTGAGCGTGAAGTGCAAGAGGCCATCGATTTCGCGAACAATAGCCCTGATCCGAAATTCGAGGACCTCTACAAATATATGTACGCCACACCGGTACCCAACACACCAACCGCCGAAGATGCCATTCGGGCAGTGAAGATCAATCGCGGCGAGTTTGATGTGTAA
- a CDS encoding pyruvate dehydrogenase complex E1 component subunit beta translates to MPVITYRQALNDTLGEELARDPNVFLMGEEIGVFQGSYRVTEGLLAEFGPKRVVDTPIAEEGFVGVAIGAAMLGLRPVVEIMTINFILVAIDQVVNHASKIHYMFGGQVSVPLVIRTPSGGTGQLAATHSQSFENWFAYCPGLKVVAPATPYDAKGLLRAAIRDDDPVIFIESLALYDTKGEVPEDDDYVVPIGVAEVKRQGTDVTVVSYSRMTAVALQVAQRMEQEGISVEVVDLRSLRPLDRPTIIESVKKTNRAVVIAEDWYSYGVTAEIAATIQEEAFDYLDAPVYRVAGLEVPLPYAKELSAASKPNANSLIYAIRQVMRGTRRMR, encoded by the coding sequence ATGCCTGTGATTACCTATCGCCAGGCTCTGAACGATACGCTTGGTGAGGAATTAGCTCGCGATCCGAACGTCTTTCTGATGGGCGAAGAGATCGGCGTCTTTCAGGGTTCGTATCGGGTTACCGAGGGTTTATTGGCCGAGTTTGGCCCGAAGCGGGTAGTTGATACCCCCATCGCTGAAGAAGGTTTTGTCGGCGTGGCGATTGGCGCCGCGATGCTGGGGCTGCGTCCCGTCGTCGAGATTATGACCATTAACTTTATTCTGGTCGCTATCGACCAGGTCGTTAACCACGCCTCAAAGATTCACTATATGTTTGGTGGTCAGGTGAGTGTGCCGCTCGTGATTCGCACTCCTTCCGGCGGTACCGGTCAGTTGGCTGCGACGCACTCACAGTCCTTCGAGAACTGGTTTGCCTACTGCCCTGGTCTGAAAGTTGTGGCACCGGCAACTCCCTACGATGCTAAAGGCTTGCTGCGTGCCGCCATTCGTGATGATGACCCGGTCATCTTTATCGAGTCGCTGGCCCTCTACGACACGAAGGGCGAAGTCCCCGAAGACGATGACTATGTCGTGCCGATTGGGGTTGCGGAAGTCAAGCGTCAGGGGACTGATGTCACCGTGGTTTCCTATTCGCGTATGACGGCGGTAGCTCTCCAGGTGGCCCAGCGCATGGAACAAGAGGGGATTAGCGTCGAGGTCGTCGATTTGCGCTCGCTCCGGCCACTCGACCGCCCCACAATCATTGAGTCGGTGAAGAAGACCAATCGTGCGGTCGTTATCGCTGAAGACTGGTATTCATACGGGGTGACGGCTGAAATCGCGGCGACGATCCAGGAAGAGGCGTTCGATTATCTCGATGCGCCAGTCTATCGGGTGGCCGGTCTCGAAGTGCCGCTGCCATACGCCAAGGAATTATCGGCTGCTTCAAAGCCGAATGCTAACAGCCTGATTTACGCTATTCGACAGGTAATGCGCGGCACCAGGCGCATGCGATAA